A region of the bacterium genome:
TACCAGGATAAACTGTTCATAGCTTGTAAGTTGTTTCACGAAAGCTCCTCCTTTTTCCAAAGATTTCTCTCTGGAGGAGCTTTTCGTCTTCTTCGGGCTATATATTAAAGGATTTCAACAGAACCTTCCGTTATTAGTAATTCTTACTGGAACAATTTGCTGTGTGACCGGATATAAATGAGTTGGTAAGCCGGCCAATAAAGCTGCGGTACTATTGCTGGTTCCAAGAATTGTCGGAAGATAAAGCGTAACCGATTTACCATGCCTATCATATTTTACTACTCCTGTAATAGACGAAGTACACCCTATAAGGGTCGCCGTAAATGTTGAAGTCGATAATTTTCTTGCTAACACGACTGTTGAATAGTCATCATTTGTATAAAAATCTATCGCGCTTGTGTTGTTGTACAATTGTCCAGTACTGTAATTACCTCCACTTTTCATTCCAACTGTTGCACCAAGATCAACTTCCCAATAGTCAGGATTTGTTAAATTCTGTGAACTAACACTAAAAAAATTTCCTGTTATCTGTACGCCGTAATTATAGCCATCGGCATTGAGTTCAATGGCAGGTAAAACTCCATCTCTTGCATTTTCTTCAAAGTAATTACCAACAATTGACAGTCCCCTAAAGTTACCTCCTTCTATTACAGTTCCAGACAGACCCTCAATCAGGTTACCTAAATATCGTACTCCATTTACAGGATGATGAGCGGCCGAAACTGTTCTAAAGAAAGCCCCTCCCGCTTCAACCCAATTACCAATGAACGCGATGTCATAACTTTCTGCATTAACTCGGATAAAGTATCCTGACCAGTACTTAATATAGCAATTGCTGAATATAAAACTTTGCAAATAAATGTTAGATACTAGACATTTGATTTTGTCGAAAAAACAACTAATAAACTTTATTCGTAAAAATTTTTCACCGTGCAAAACATATGCATTTCTTGAAGAGTCATCAACTCGAAAAGTTAAATTTTGAAATTCTATGTTTTCGCTTAGGGGTCTGGTGGAAGAGTCATCCAAAGTGCTTGAAAACATGTTAATTGGGCTGGTCAGATAGAGAACGCTCGCCCCGTTCCCGATAAGCTTTAATGTTTCATGCGTCGTGTCCACTGGACGATCAATATTAATAGTCGAACCAATATGATAGATTCCGGATGAAAACCTGACTGCTTGAACTCCAGCTAAGGCTGCCGTAATGGCTTTTTGTATAGAGCTGTAGCTTTCAGAGCCATCTCCCTTAGCCCCCCACCACTCAGGATAAATTTCTTTTACACTGCCATTTCCGAAGACCACGGGACCATCTCCTGTAAATGCCTGATAAAGCCCGCCCGAGAAGGGGCCGTTGATAGAGAGAGAGTAAGAATTATTAATGGATCCGGGACATTCCATAATGATGGAAATATTTGTAGGAATTGTAGCTTCAGATGTCATAATCGTTGCGGAATCAATAATTAACGTTTTATTTGCCGCGCCTATTGTTGTAATAGCATCATTAAGGGATGTAAAGGAACTTATTTTTAGTGATTCAGCCTCTGATACCTTAATAAATGTAACAAAAAACATAAAGAAGACGGCTGCAAATACCATTGATCTGATTTTCATAATTACATCTCCTATGTTAAAAGTTAATTTAACCTGTTCTGAAGCCCTGTTTATACGGCTCCAGCTAATTTGAATTTATTAAAATCCTCAAACACCCAATCGTTTTTCAGGGTGCGGTAAATTATTGTGAGAAATTTTCTCGCCGCAGCGATGATCGCTTTGCCACTGCCTTTTCTTGCTTTTATCTTAAAGTAAAATTTCCTCAAATATGGATTGTATTTTATCGCTATCAGATAAGAAGCCAGTTTTTTGTCGTCCTTGAAATCATTCACATTACCAATGGTATTCAAAAGAATCGTTGCCGATATGTCTCCGATTCCTGTCATCGATGTCAGATTCTCCTTTCTATTTTGAACAATTAAGTGGTCGGGTTTGTCAAGACCAATTCTCTGCCACAGTTAAGATGGAAAACGTTTGTCATTAAAGGCCGGCCTTTTTGGCCTTCAATGTTGCCCTGGGAATAAACCTGCCAAGGTGTCCTGTTATCAAGAGACTGATGAAACCTTTCCTTGTTGTAAAACTCGAAATATTCCGTTAATCCAAGTCTGGCTTCCGGGATCGTCCGATAGTCCCGCAGATACACATTTTCGTATTTAACCGTCCGCCAGAGCCGCTCAATCACCTCTTTTACTATTGACCTTTTGAACCAAATCCAAAATATATTTTTGTATCATACCTCCCCCCAAGCAATTTGTCAAGAAAAATTTTAGACTTGTCAACCCAATTTAGAAATGTCCGGTTTTTACTGTTTTTTGTTTTTCTCTTTTCTTTTCAAATTTTAGATAGATAATCATATTTGTGGAGAGTGTGGGTAACTGCGGAGCGGTTATCCAAGTGATGGGGATAACATCTTTTCGTTATCCCCAGAACGGCACTATCCACAAATATCAAGCGGCTTTCTTTTCTTTCTCAAACATCGCATTTATTGTTCGCCGCCATGAATAATCAACCGGCATTTTAAGCTGCTGGACAATTTTCTTTTCAGGCTTTACCCGTTGTTTGACTTTTACCGCTTCTTTTTTTACAGGAAAAATCTCTTTGTATCTCAGTCTTTTCCCTTTACTTGTTATCGAAACTGAACCGTCCACGCGCTCATTTACCGTGACTTTTCTGGCAGGGATACAATCCAGTATCTGATAGAATTTTTTGTCGTGATTTACTGTGAAGTCATTCCTGACTGCTCTTTCTGTTTTTACGCAAAGAATATCGTCTAAATTGAAACCTTTGGGTATATTACGATGTAAATCTGTCTCTTTTTCAGCTTCTACCGAGAATTTTTTGTTGAATTTAGGCATATATTTTCTTAAGAATTCGTTCGCTTCTTCCATTGAACTTATATTTTCCAGTCGCATTTCTTTTATCAACCGATCCTGCAGGGTATTAAATAACCTTTCCACTCTTCCTTTTGCCTGCGGGCTGTTTGCGTGTATCACTTTTATCTCGAGTCCCTTCAATGCCCGTTCATACTGGCTTAACAGCGCCTGTTTACCCGCCAATTCATCTTCTATGCTTAATTTCCCGGTCGATTTATACGTTGAATGCCTGTCTAAATAAACGCTGCGGGGAATCCCGTACCGCTTTATATATCTTTTCATTAAGTCCATCGCTGGTATCGTTCCTTCGTATTCATAAAATCTGCAAAATATTTCTCCCTTTGCGTCGTCTATAAAGGCCATCAATACCATCTTTGGCCCTCTGCCTTCAAGCCAATCATGATGAGATCCATCCATCTGTATCATCTCCCCAAAATATTCTTTCCGTTCCCTCCATTGCCTGTGTTTCCTGCCTTTTCGACGCCCTTTGTATTCTATACCTTCTTTTACAAACCATTTTCTAAGGGTTTCATCGCTTATTTTTATTTCATCTCTTTCACTTAGTTTTTCCATGCATAACGTCGGCCCAAAACCAACATATTTTTCTCTGCATTTATCAAGTATCTTTCCTCTCCATTCCCTCGAAAATTCCCTGTTTGACTCTCTGCCCCGTGATTTATGTATTAAACCTTTTTCCCCTTCTTCTTTTACCCTTTGCACTAATCTTCTTATCTGACGATCGCTTATTTCTATCTTTCCTGCCGCTTCTTTTTGGGTTAGATGTTTTTTCATTACCTCATGTATTATCTTGACCCGTTTTAACTCTTTTTGGCTCATTATGATATTGTCCTTTCCTGCCATCAATGTCCTCCTTCCTGGAGGCATTTTAGCACCTTCTTATTAGGACATTATCATATTGGTATTACAGAAAAATTTTAGACTTTGCCAAACTCTTAGTTGTATCCATTTTTTTTGGGGGGGCCCTGACTCGTCAGTAATTTAACCGTCAATTGGAATGGCTAATTATAAGTTTCTGAGTTTTTGGTAAGCTTACTATTTACAAGAAGTATAATGTATAATCCAAGTCCATTTAGAAACATGTATCTCGCCAAAAATACGCTAAAGAGATATGACGTTACTATAAAAACTATTGATGTAATGAATACAACAGACGCAAGCCGTGAGTTTTGTCGTGAAAGAAGTCTATAGAAAAATGCATGCACTACCAGTCCAAAACAAAAGATAAATATAAAAGACCCAAGCCCTCCGAAATCATATATTAAGCCGCGAAAAATTGTAAAAATATTCGTTTCAAATACATTATCAAAGTGGCCCGTTTCCATATATATTCCGGGCGAGAAGACCCTGGTAATTCCAAACGTGTTAAAGATAGACGCAAATGTGTAATATCCAAACGAGTTGAAATCGTCCAAAAAAGTAGAAACCGATTCCATCCCAACATAAAACGAAAAGAAATCTGAAAAAGCATATATTTCCCCGAGCGTGTATGAAGTTATCGCAAATCTTAACAGACCAATGGTTCTACTCAAATTACCGGAATCAAAATACCCCTCTCGAGAAATAAATGATATCAATACAAGCGGGAGTAATAAAAATATAATACCGATACTTTTCGGCATATAGGAAATTTTAAACAAATTAGTCTTGCCAGCATATATTTTCATTAAAAGAATTGATGCCAAATATAATGAGCTGGCAACAAACAAAACAAGTTTTGATGATTGTGTAACCATGATGTACAAAGCCGGAGTCAATGAAAGAGCAAGAAAAACCATTTTCCATGAGCGTGTTTTTTGAGAATAAGAAACAAAACCACCAAGGACTGGTGCTATATAGGTAAAAAACACACTTAAAGTACCTATGATTCCATACTCTAAACCCTTAGTTCCACGCATCGCAGCGAAGCGACCACTCGTAGCGATGGGATCAAAAAATATTGATTTAAGGTCATACCCGTTCAGAACCATACTGTAAGTTGAAAACACAATCGATAACACAATAGAAATATATAAACAGCAGCGAATAAATTTACTGTCCAGTTGAGGTTCACATACAGATTTTTTAGTTTCATTCGCCTTGAATGCGTTCGACCAATTGAATGGTAATGCGCTCAGCGAAAATGCCAACGTGCAGAGAAATATATATAAAATAGAAAATGGATTAATAGGTACATTAAATAATATAACTAATGGGAAAAATGTATATACGAACCATGCAAGTGAAAATATAGCGGCAGGGATAATGTACGTACCAACAGCAAGCCTTATAACAAATGCCTGCACAAGCATCATTACGCTGAATACTATAGCCAACAGTTTATACTCAAATCCATACATGTTGATTTACCTATCACTAACCGCGATTGTTATATTTCCACAAATCCCGATTTTGCCTGTAACTGGACAAATAAACCAGGAGCCTTGAAAAATTATAGAACCTGTTTGGGCCAATCAAACGCAAAACGACCCGCATTACCGAGTATATAATTTTAAATTTATTTTCTCCCGTTTCGCAAGCTGGTTGTTATCCCCCAAATTTACAATCCTTATACTTAATTTACGCCGCCTTAAAACTAATAACCACTTCTTTCCCTAAAGCATGCGCGATTTTATGCAATAATTTCAACGAAGGCACCCTTGTATCCGTGCCTTTTTCTAATCTGGCAATTACCGGCTGGCTGGTCCTGGCTTTTTGGGCAAGTTCTTTTTGGGTTATACCCTCTTTCTGCCTGATTTTCATAACAGCTTTTGCGATTCTATTTTTTATCAATTCGTCTTCGTAATAAATTCTGAATTCTTCATCTTTTATTTTTTCTTTAATTACGTCATCCAATAAAAGCGTTTTCATTTTTTAATACCTCCATTAAGCGTTTTGCCGCTACTTTTATTTCTTTATCCGGCGCCTTTTGCGATTGTTTTTTGTAAGAATGCAGCAAAACCATTATATTCTTTTTAATTGTTACATAAAATATTCTATATCCTCCGCCAATACTTCTTATTTTTATTTCCCAAAGTTTACCATCTATTTGTCGGAATTGAACTCTCGGAGATTCAAGTCCCAATTCCTGTATATTTTCCAAACACCCTAATATTTTTGCCTGATCAGTTTTTTCTAAACTATTAATAAATTCTAAAACAGGAGATTTCCCATTTGCACTTAAGAAAAATTTTATTTTCATATCTTCTATTTTTTCTATATATTATACCCATTTGGATATATTTGCAACTCTTATTTTAAAACACATGCAAAATATTTAGTATTTCCACAAATCCCGATTCTGCCTGTAACTGGATAAATAAACCAGAAGCCTCGAAAAATCATAGAACCTGTTGGGGCCGATCAAACGCAAAATTGTCCGCATTACCGAGTATATAATTTTAAATTTAAATTTATTTTCTGATATCTTGGAATAGCCGCTTGGTTTATACGCAGATGAATGGCCTTTCTTTTCAAACAGGAAATTCTTCCTCGCGAAGCTGCCGACAACGCCGTTTGAGTCGAACGGA
Encoded here:
- a CDS encoding ISNCY family transposase, giving the protein MAGKDNIIMSQKELKRVKIIHEVMKKHLTQKEAAGKIEISDRQIRRLVQRVKEEGEKGLIHKSRGRESNREFSREWRGKILDKCREKYVGFGPTLCMEKLSERDEIKISDETLRKWFVKEGIEYKGRRKGRKHRQWRERKEYFGEMIQMDGSHHDWLEGRGPKMVLMAFIDDAKGEIFCRFYEYEGTIPAMDLMKRYIKRYGIPRSVYLDRHSTYKSTGKLSIEDELAGKQALLSQYERALKGLEIKVIHANSPQAKGRVERLFNTLQDRLIKEMRLENISSMEEANEFLRKYMPKFNKKFSVEAEKETDLHRNIPKGFNLDDILCVKTERAVRNDFTVNHDKKFYQILDCIPARKVTVNERVDGSVSITSKGKRLRYKEIFPVKKEAVKVKQRVKPEKKIVQQLKMPVDYSWRRTINAMFEKEKKAA
- a CDS encoding O-antigen polymerase, encoding MYGFEYKLLAIVFSVMMLVQAFVIRLAVGTYIIPAAIFSLAWFVYTFFPLVILFNVPINPFSILYIFLCTLAFSLSALPFNWSNAFKANETKKSVCEPQLDSKFIRCCLYISIVLSIVFSTYSMVLNGYDLKSIFFDPIATSGRFAAMRGTKGLEYGIIGTLSVFFTYIAPVLGGFVSYSQKTRSWKMVFLALSLTPALYIMVTQSSKLVLFVASSLYLASILLMKIYAGKTNLFKISYMPKSIGIIFLLLPLVLISFISREGYFDSGNLSRTIGLLRFAITSYTLGEIYAFSDFFSFYVGMESVSTFLDDFNSFGYYTFASIFNTFGITRVFSPGIYMETGHFDNVFETNIFTIFRGLIYDFGGLGSFIFIFCFGLVVHAFFYRLLSRQNSRLASVVFITSIVFIVTSYLFSVFLARYMFLNGLGLYIILLVNSKLTKNSETYN
- a CDS encoding helix-turn-helix transcriptional regulator, with translation MKTLLLDDVIKEKIKDEEFRIYYEDELIKNRIAKAVMKIRQKEGITQKELAQKARTSQPVIARLEKGTDTRVPSLKLLHKIAHALGKEVVISFKAA
- a CDS encoding type II toxin-antitoxin system RelE/ParE family toxin; protein product: MKIKFFLSANGKSPVLEFINSLEKTDQAKILGCLENIQELGLESPRVQFRQIDGKLWEIKIRSIGGGYRIFYVTIKKNIMVLLHSYKKQSQKAPDKEIKVAAKRLMEVLKNENAFIG